The window ttaataaattcatttaagaaattttatttattcaATATATTACTGCCACTCTTTTTTGATTGACGGTTTCGATAGAAAATGCGTGATATACCAATACAAAGAATGAGTGTTTTACATGCAGCTTCATGGATTATCGGATCCACCCatgcctgactgtggggcccaccgtaatttatgtaccttacatccaaaAGCTGAAgtagatccatatctcaggtgaatcagacagaaatagtggtgattaaatatcCATCGTTAAAAGCTTTCTTTTGGAGCCAATGGAttgcttatttaccatccaacctgttgataaggtcacagaggcTTGGATTAAGAGACTATACAAATATCAGCCGATGGTTTGCTTCTATCTTTTCCTTGGCGTGGCCCACCCGAGCCGTTAATCTGTCTCACTTCCACCGTATCATCGGACGCCGATTTACAGCtaaaagttcctgcgctggaaacttaggtggggcctacagtgatgtttgtgagaaatccactccggccatccgttttttgagctcattttagcccATGGGGCTAAAAATAACCCGGATCCAAGTATACCGAAAACGGGAGGATTGaatatccacagttgaaatattcatggggccacataagtttagaATCGgccaaatatttgtgttttcggttcatcctagtagtaatgacgttataaacggtaTAGATGGAATGTAAATGTCACTGTcgacccaaggaggtttcaacggtaggaatttccctacctaccttttactttagtgcggcccacttgagtcttgtatcctgttcaattttggtctcaagtactaaaataagctcgcaaaacggatgaacggaatagatttctcacaaacaacacggTGTGTCCCATTGGGTTCCTTCGAAAGGCTTTCACTGGAAATCCGCGCCCCGTAATAGAAACATACAATTAGACAATTGGTGAACTCCACGGATCTTGGGTGTTGTAAGCCACTTGTTAAACGGACACCGCTTCAGTGGATCTTAGACAGTGGGGCCACTGTGGTGTGTATTCCTTACatctatcccgtccatccattttgataactcattttatgttataaaaaaagaaaaaaaaattggagtgtgtgtactgacatgggtgtgtactaacaagctaacccaaacaaaaaaaaaaactcattttgtgatatgatcccaaaaatgaagcagatccaaatctcaagtggacctgattcaaaactcaggttttaggagcaattttaATTGTTCCCACTGGCGTGGCCCATTCGACTGTTATATCATGCTGATCTTTTGCATGTACGGTTTTAAAAAAAAGGGTTCCCACCATATGGGCGGAGTAGATttacatggtgtgccccacagaaCCCGGAAGTTAGGTGTTGTAAAGGAACCTAATTCCTGCCCCAAGGCTTGCCGAATGGACGGCCTACATCTCACACACGGGTGCCGCTCCCACACTGCGACGGGCGAGTAGGAATAGCATATTGGAACATAGGGTTATCGTCATTTCCACGCAAAACAAGGAGACCATGGACACGCATTCAACAGACGTAGAGCCGTTCAGGCGCTCCGAAATTCCTGTGGCGCTCCAAATTCCACCACGAGTCATACACGCCTCACCACCCGTCGTACACGCACTCCTCTTCTCTCCAACGCGAGCTCGCGAACGAAGAGAGACCTAGAAGAAACACAACACACCCCCACTCCTTTTACAAAACCACCCCTTTTTTCTCATCAAAACGCAAGAAAAAACCCCATTTCTATTGACACGATTCAAATCACATATATTAATAGTACCCAAGAAGCTGGGCCTTTCGACCTTTCATTCTTCGGCCTTCTTATATATTCTATTTCTGGTaccctttttttttgggttttgataGAGTATTTGAAGGAGAGATGGTATGTTCAAGGCATACCGTTCCGTCATGGTTGAGTGCGGCATCGAGGGTCGATTTCGACGGTGGGGCTGCTGCTAATGTGTCCAAGTCCGAATCCGTTTTCGCCGACGGTCTTGATACTTCCCCTCATCACCACCATTCCAATACTCTCTCCGACACCAACATGGGTTTCGCTGAACGTTCTTTTTCCGCCGCTGGGGCTGCTGTCCTGTCGGCGATCCTCGTTAATCCGCTAGACGTTGCGAAGgtagttttttctttttcaattttgttTCTGTTTTTATTGTCATTGTGGTATTTTTGGAGAGACccatttgttatttttcttgatttttttaattttctttctgttattattattattattgtaactGCGGTGTTTGTGGAAAGACCCATTTGTTATTTTTCTCGAAATTTGtaaatttctttctattttattGTCATTGTGATATTTGTGGaaagactcttttttttttttttcctctctcgaaatttttagatttttctccatttttattGTAATTGTGGTATTTTTGGAAAGATGTATTTGTTATTTTTGTAATTGTCTTATTTGTCGAAATACCCATTTGTTATTTTTCTCGAATTGTAATGGGTTTATTTTAGCTACCTGATATTTTGAATTGTTGATGATTGATGTGAAATTCATTTTATTGGTTTTGTGATATGAGTTGTTTTCCCCCCTTCTTGATCCCAATATCTATATGCTTTGTGTGTCAACGTGGGaatataggattttttttttttcctggattatgatcttttgatgtttttttttttccttccctaCAGACGAGGTTGCAGGCGCAGGCTGCTGGAGTTCCTTATTCACCTCCGAATCATCAGATGAGCAGGTGCATGGCATCTCTCGGGCCAAGCACGGTATGATAGaatttcttccctttcttttttctcctgTTGCCTTCACGAGTAGGTAATGGCCGACTATTGGTATTTCTTGTGGTCATGACTCTTATTAAAATAACTGAAAGAGTTGTGTACGGTCACGTAGGGCAGTTGGGACTGCTGATTGGTTGTTTCTCCAGGTGCATTAGATGTAGTTCAAAAGCCCTGATGATTGAACTCTCCTGGCCACCTGATCATTGGGTGTTTTTGCCTGTTGAATGTGGAAATATTGTGGATGTCTGGCCATTCTTTTGCTCGACTTTGAATATCAGCCAGTGATCTGACTGCTACCACAGTCAGTCCATTCATTGTGATTTGTGGGTTGTGGGCCATCTACCTGATGGGGCCACCAAATGGAAGGTCCTTATTACTGTGCATAAGTTTGAAGTTGTTTTATTGTGAACTCCATGAAGACTGCATCATAGCGGCACCCTCCTTTCTGAAAGAGGGAAATGCATGTTTACATTAGGGTGCCAATGGGTTGGGTCACCTCAATGGATTGTTGGAACCAACCCAAAGTCTAAATAGGTTTGACTCTCAATTTGGACATGTTGGAGAAGTTCTGTCGAAAATGCTCTGGTCATTAAATCTGTCAGGTCCAGAACCTCTTGCAATCCGCCCACCCTGGCCTACCCAGACCTGACTTTTAAATGGTTCCTATTTGGACCAACTTAAAATGGACCGAATCCAGACCCTATCCAAGCCCAAACCCGAGCTGGAGCCAGTTAAGAGCCAAACATGCATTCTTTGTATATTTATTTTCCAGTATCTTATCCTTAGATAGATGATTTTTATGCATATACCTCTACTGATTTACACATGTCTAGCTGTGCCTATGTACTTGATGGTACATGTGTCAATATGCCATTCTGTGCAAGACCGAActggtccatcaggtgggcccttctATTTAGATGGTGTGTGTGAAAATCCTGTTATACTTTCTATATTTGACCCATGAAATAAAGGGGCCAGGTCTGGATCATCCTGCATCAAACCCAACTTATTTAATAAATGGGTTGCTTATTGTGATGGGACCTAACCCGGACCCAAACTAGATGAGTTGGGTTAGGGGCCAAATTATAGATCTAATCATTACATGGGTCAGATCCAGAACTCCCTTCAAGGCAAACCATTTCCAACCCTAGCTTCTATGCTTTAAATTAGTGTCTTTAGGGAATGCTAAGGAGGCTGTACATTGTTCTCGACTTGTTGGTACTGACAACAGAATATTGTGTTAGAAATCTTTGTCCTATGAGTTATCAAATATGTACCTGCATGTAGCATTCTGTCTCTCGAATTTGCCAGAAATGATGCAGTCTTGTTATTTTAGTTTTGTCGACACCGTAGCTATTAGCAATCATGTATTGATGCTTGTTAAGGGCATCTTGGGAAAATCACATAATTTCTTTCTTGTATGAATGCTTGTTGAGGGTGTGTCTGGAAGTTTCTGCATTTAGTGGTGGATGGGATGTACACTGCCCAGATCGCTAGTGgttgaaaaaggagggaaaatGTGAAACTGTCTAATGTGGTTCCCATTTGCCAAGCCACCTGATTGGACTGGTTATGCTTTCTGCTGAAAAAAGCAGAACCACTTGGATAGGCGCAAAATGTCACTATCACCATTTATTCAGAATCTTCATGATTGGGCATGCTTTTGCATTGATAATTTGCTCAATCAGAGTTGAAGTTCTGTGATTCATGATAAAGTGCTTACCTGGACTGGCTAATCTGTTGACGTCATGGCTCTTTTAATGAAAACTCAATCTGTTCTTGTTCTTTGATCCATGGGGTTATTAATCCACTTTGGAATATGCTGTTCAGATCTTCTCGGATGCGAGATGTTCTCCATTATGCACCCGTGGTGGAATTCTTGGGACCGAACCCTTTTGTCCTCCTGATTGTTTTCAGTACAAGGGAACCATGGATGTGTTTTACAAAATCATTAGACAGGTAGGTGTATCTATTTAGTTAATGGCTTGATGTTACTAAGCAGATTAAACCTTCATCAATTGCTAGGAATCTAACAAAAGAGTTCTTACAGGAAGGAGTTGCTAGGTTGTGGAGGGGAACAAATGCAAGCTTAGCATTGGCTGTACCAACGGTGAGTTACTTTTCACAGTAGCATTGGCCAAGTATATCTCATTGGAGTACTTTCTATGATACATATCATGTTAATGTTTGTGAAAGTTCGCtgaagggccactgtgatgcatttatgACATCTGACCGATCCATTAGATGTGCCCTATCTCATAGAATGGGCCCAAAACAAatgtggaccacacgacaagaaacagtttcgggggggggggggacgcccaccattggtggaaaaggggcccaccgtaatgtgtataTGCCATACAATCCatggcatatacacaacacggtgggccctgtaTGCATTCAGGGGTGAGTGTTCCACCTTAACTGTTTCCtgtcgtatggcccacctgaatcatggatggtgTTATTTTTGGTCCCATGGGCAAACGAGGGAGGATGCTTCTGATGGTCAGACTGGATGCCATGTATACATCACAGCGGGGCCAACAAAAAATGTTTTCACCGAACTTTCAatgaaaacattacaatggaATCATttccctctgtgtgtgtgtgtgtgtgtgtgtgtgtgtgtgtgtgtgtgtgtgtgtgtgaaatgaatcCTGATCACATAGTGCCAACAATACTGCAATTTACGGTGGTGCTGACCTCTCCATAGTGCCCATctttatgcatgcatgacatccatcctgtccatcaggTGTGCTGCCTCAAGTTCCATCTGAAGCCCAAAAATCACCCTGATTAGATGCTTCAGTAGGTCACACTggaggaaacaatgagaataatgccTAAAACAGCTAAATTCACTTGAATGTGGCTTACCTGTTTTTGGTGTCCCTTCATCCTTGTGGTGTGCGTCCAATGAAAGGAGTTGCCCTACAAAATAGTCTAGAAGGTTTCATTGGTTGGGTGTCCTCTcgcgttgtgtgtgtgtgtgcgtgctcGTCCGCGTGTGAAGCATGCAGCATATTTGTTGTGTGCGTCATCATTCATGACTAGTCACAAAAATACAAAACCAGATGCTTCATGCACGTAAAGAATGAAGCATGTTTGTTGCATGGCTGTCACATGGTTGTCACTAGTCACTAGTCACTAGTCACCAAAATACGAAAATATACAAATTGTATCaaacttgtgttttttttttttccttctattccAGATGAACTGATAACCTCTCTCCTAGTATGAACAAGAACCAACAACTGTTTTCCTAGTGCCAATAAATCTTGTTTGAGTGGACTTGTTTCAATGTCCGTTGGATGATCAGATGCTTTATGCAGCATCTGGATGTAAGCCCCAAAAAAGTGGCCTATGCTGGGCTTCCAAATCCAAGCCAAGACAGTGCATGTATTTGGATTTTGGACAGCATGTAAAACAGAATCTGCATTAGGCAGGCTTCCATGCCAATGTGGTGCAGTTTGCACATGTAAAACAGAATCCATGTTACGCAGACATCCAGGCTGAGACGATGCAATATGCATTTGGACGGTGCGTAAAATGGAATCTGTTAGGTGAGTCAATATGATTCAAATTGCACTTGGACAAGACAAACCGAAATCTGCATTAGGTAGGGTTCCTAGCCAATATGATGCAATTTGCACTTGGACAACACACAAACAGAATCTAGATGAGGTTTTTCACTGAATCATGAAAGAGAGATTCTGGGGGATGGTCATGCTCTTCTCACATGCATTTGACACTAATTGAATAATGTGGACCTTAGGAACCAAGAGTTCTTGAACATACCCTATCTTCGAGGCCAGTGTGGTGCAATTTGGACAGCAGGTAAAATAGAATCCTTGATAGGAGGGCTTCAAAGCCGGTAAGATGCAATTTCCATTTGGATAGTACATAAAACTGAATCCACTCTAGacaggcttctaagccaatattGTACAATTTGTATTCGACAGTATGATGTAAAACAGAATACGTATTAGGTGGGTCCCAAGCCAATATGATGCTGTTTGGACTTAAACAGCTCACAAAACAGAACCTGCATGAGGCAGGCCTTCATTATCTTGTGTCTGTTGCCCTGAATCGTATGCAAGATAGTATGGCTCTTGACCATGTCTCACCTGCATTTGGCACATCACGTGGACCTTGTGAACAAGAATTCCTAAACATGCTCCATGTTCTTTCCATGGCTGCTGAAAAATATTCATGCTCAAGTCTCCCACACGTTAGATGAGCTTTGCAGACAGTGTGGTGtatgtgagtgatccagggttcaatccctggtactgttacctttcaaaaaaaaaatcatgcacaaAACCCTTGCCTGACTCATGCCCATGCATTGCAGGTCGCATAAGTTTCTTGGAATTTTACTTACATAATGCTTTCTATTTATGCATTTTTGTTAATCTAGATACAAATTTCTTTATGTTATTCTTTCAAGAACTAATATTTGTATAGTAATATATGGATCAATATAGTATTAACTGTTAAAGCATGCTAGTGTGTGGGGTTTTCAAAGTCCCTTGTTTATGACACCTTGTTTCCGTGGCCAAGTTACATGACTTTAGCTGACATATGTTTCACAAAAATTCAGTGTATAGCCTTGATGTTCAGCTGTTTTGTGGACTGCATTTTTCTGATGTATTACTTGTCTAAATTGTCAATCAGGTGGGAATTTACTTGCCTTGTTATGACATTTTCCGCAACTGGATAGAAGAATTTACTGCCCAAAATGCTCCTACCTTGACACCATATGCCCCCCTAGTTGCCGGCTCACTCGCACGATCACTAGCTTGCATCACCTGTTCTCCTATTGAATTGGCAAGAACGCGCATGCAGGTATGCAACTTTTCATGTTGGCATCTTTACCAATTAAAAACATGTATGCAATGGCCTGGAAGCCAGTGCATTTAAGTATCAGATATGCAATTGCCTATGACCAGTTTCATGCATCAAAATTCTTTTAATCATTTGCTAATACTTTAATTAAAAACTTACCCATAAAAACGTTAAATAACAGAATTGATATAGTTATTTGCGTTTTCCAATGAAGATTCTTGGGTGTCATCTCCTTGATTTaacaaaaatgttttttttttcatctttttttaattttgtttttataacAGAAATTTTATTAGGAAGAGAACAATTCACAGAggaaatctttttcttttctatcaGCTGTGGTTTCTTTAGGCTTTTGGGTGTACAGCCTGGCACTGGTAGCagcctttccttttttcttttctttttttaaaaaaaaggatcaCCTACAAACCAGTAATTCACAACAATAGAAGGGGCAAAACTACCCACAGTACTTTTCCAGTTTTAACAGACAAAAATATGCAGTATCGGCTATGACTGATGGAATTATATGCAAattgagttcatatcattcaaatgtCATGCAATACAGGCaataaaacacaaacaatacaacCAAGTTAGTACAAAGAAGAGTGATGCTGTGTTAATTATGAGTGGCATCTTCTTATGAGTGCTGTTGTAAAAAGGGTAGACTACAAGGTATTAGTAGTAGGATCTTATGGAGCAAATGACCCACAAAACAAAAGAGATACAAATGTGGCAGATCAGATGGTCTATTGGGAGTGTTCTCAGTATGTGAGTAAAAGAACAAAATGTACTAAGGAAGAATACATGACAAGGTGGTTATAGTAAAGTGATTGAAAGAGATGTCAAGTAGAAAAGATCAATCAAGAGAACCCAATATCATTGGGTTCTCAAGTGGAAGatataagggcatgtttggatggctGGATTCCATAGTAATgttatgtaaatgggtaatgattatcacTATCACAGTAGTCCTAAGTAAAGCCGTATGTAATACAATACTACTGTTGCAGCTTCAATTTTTTGATATGCATGTAATGTACTCACGTGATTACATACATATAGATATAACTTGCctaatatgtgttacatccacaccgtccattcattttgcaatatcattttagggcatgacccccaaatattagcttcatccaaaacactTCTTTGGGctgtggaaagtttttaatggcagacatTAATCCcaactgctttctgtggtgtggttaatTTCtgttttggatgtgcctcattttttgtctctttccataaaatgatcttgcaagatgaatggacagtgtggatataatacatacattatggtggggcccacaaaactatgCCACCTCAACGCACCTTTGCCCATCCAAGTTGGTGGTGAATACAACAGATTACTGTGATTTGACAGCTTGGTTTATTCAATTGGCTACAAGAAATAATGATGTTAGTTTTACATCATATTGCGGTGGAATCCAGCCATCCAATCACACCCTAAGAGGGAACATCACAGATGTCGCTGGAAGTATTGGGAATTATCGCAGATATTCGCAATATACGTACATTGGATTTTTTGCATTCCAGGACAGCCCCATATTGCTTAGCAGCAATTCTGAAAACATCAACCAATATGTCACCTGTGCAATAGAATACTTGTTAAACCATCAGTTAGCAGGAATTTCAGTTCTAATCTTGTCCAAAATTTCCTATATTACAGAAAAGATGTTGAGGGATGTGCCCCCTTTCCTGTACACCACCCAAATTCGTTGAGGGCGTTTTTTCAGTATCTCAGCTCCACAAGTCCCATGAGTCTGACCTAAAATGGTGAAATTTTAGGAAAGGTAGTTTGAAAATGTAGGTTCTTTCTACTAAGGGCGAAAGAAACATTACTTTCGGGAAACTCTGCCAAGATGATGATGAGAAACAACTCTTCGCAAGCTGCCTCATTGAACTGAGTATGATGCAGGGATTTCACATGCATATGAAATATCCCACTTTAGTGATCTTCACATGATTTATATTTCGTCCAAATCCTTTTCTCTCATGATCTTGTTTAAAATATCTATAGGTACGATGCCAACACTTAGCTAAATCAATGTCAATCCAGTCTTTTAAATATGGGTTTTAGTTCCATATCCATTCTTTAGTAGTCAATATTTCAGCTTTCATCTCTTCTAAgagaaatgctctagtgctctcagagcactattaGTTATATTGCTCCTAGTTGCTTCTATCACTTGGTCCAATCGATCAATATGAACTGTCTATTAATTCCAGAAAACGTTTTATGGGCTACTTTTCCGGAAATCGCACTGAtcccatgatccaaaccatccctgATTTGTCCTTATTCTTGTAACCATCCTTTTTTCCAAGCCGTgcatgggatggttaggatttcctgATAAAGTGAATATTCAGAATCATAAGCAATTTACGATGGGATCCAACAAATATATTTATTaagttgttgattggacctatttttgtgcaaatgatctggaccatttaaATCACAGGCTAATGATTAGATAGTTGCAATTATCAGATTTGTGTACTATTTATGTGGTAGCCTATAGTATCTGTGTTGGACCTAACGTACAGTCTAGATCAAGTGATTGGattaaggtattcaataatggtaatggtcCCTGTAACGGCCGCTGCCATTACCATAACGACACGGGCCGTGACAGCTGTTACGGCTTCCCCCCCTAAAAAACCCCGTTATAGGCCATTTTTCTGTAACACATAatggttcccaccgttaccgtcaCGTAGCGGCCGTTATGGCCAATATATAACTGTTTTTTAATATCTTGGATTGAATTGtgcaagtgtcccaatgcaactaggagcgctATAACTTGGTGCTTTGAGAGCTCTAGAGCATCTCTCCTCTTCTAATATAGGTGTTAAAACTGTATAGAGAAATCATAGAACTGTCGTAAGCTGCTGGCTTCTCTCTGGGGTGGTTTCTTAGATATGTATGTGATTAAATAGTAATATTTGCTTGCTGAATCAGTTATTAGTTGTAGCAGAGAtagttatattttttattttgttgcatATCTTGTTGAGAACAGGCATATAAAGAGTTCCAAATTGGAGCAAAGCCTCCGGGAATGTGGAAAACTTTAGTTGGGGCCCTCTCATCTGTCGGGAGTACAAGTAACCTTCAGAGCTGTACGTTCTTTTATACTCTGATTTAGCAGTTGTATTGAGCTTCTCCCCTTTTTTTGCTCAACTGCTTGGTTCAGTATCAGAAGATTATTTTCTATCTACAAAGTAGAGAAAATTTGCATAAACTCTTTTCAATCTTGTTCTTTTTTATATCGCACATGCTCACACTCAGATCCACATGAAGAACATACATGCCTACGTGAAATGCGGCATATGTTTGACATACGTGCTTCGTAATCCCAGACCCAAATGCCTGAGCCAATGGATCAAATTCAAGTAGCCTGAGCCCATGTATCAAATTCAAGTAGCATCCCCTACCCAATTGACCCCATATTTATGATTTTTTCCATTTCTTTATCAGCTTAAGTTGAAGTCTCATCTATCTGTGTACTTTGGTTGCATGTGAAAAGCACACAAACAAACTGACACACATGAATTTTATTCACATGTAGTTGACTCTACCCTAGCTTACGGTAGGGTCGATCTGAGTTGAACACAGTGTATTGTGCGTCAGACATACAACCCATCCACCAGTTGTGCCTCCCAATATCGGGCCCATAGACCAAATTTCAGCCTGATGCTCGACTCAGGCAGGCCTTACCAGAGGGCACAATGGAAATGGGATGCTCACCATAGGTTTGTGGGGTCTGCCATGCTCTGTATATgaatccaacccatttatcaagTGATCACATAAGCACTTatattgcatatgccattttggACCAGTGGACCATATATGCTATGGTGGGATATACCGTTATTATGCCATTGGGGCTTATGCAGTTGCACAGAGAAGTATGCCACCGCAGAAGCAATATTCATGCAGTTATGCCATCGTGTACACAATATGTGATGGCATAACCTCCCCACTGTTAGATTTCTGACTGTTGGGACTTATTTTTGCTTCATTCTCTCACTTTTTCCCTATAGATAGGCACTCCCACCACCTAATTTCACAactctattactctctctctctctaacactcTCATCGCTCAGTCTCTCTAGTCTCTTAACTCTCCAACTCTCTTTCACACTCTAttactctcattctctcttaaaatgacatcaataaaatttatccgttgttgttgttgttgtttgtttttttttttttttttggtcatattTTTTACTATATGCATTTGTTTGATTAGTTGTTAGTTGACTTGATACAGTCTAGTAGTCTAATACAACTATAAAAAACAATTCCCTATGCTTGCTGTCTTTATACATAatttgtca is drawn from Magnolia sinica isolate HGM2019 chromosome 5, MsV1, whole genome shotgun sequence and contains these coding sequences:
- the LOC131245065 gene encoding mitochondrial carrier protein MTM1-like isoform X1, which codes for MVCSRHTVPSWLSAASRVDFDGGAAANVSKSESVFADGLDTSPHHHHSNTLSDTNMGFAERSFSAAGAAVLSAILVNPLDVAKTRLQAQAAGVPYSPPNHQMSRCMASLGPSTIFSDARCSPLCTRGGILGTEPFCPPDCFQYKGTMDVFYKIIRQEGVARLWRGTNASLALAVPTVGIYLPCYDIFRNWIEEFTAQNAPTLTPYAPLVAGSLARSLACITCSPIELARTRMQAYKEFQIGAKPPGMWKTLVGALSSVGSTSNLQSFKGFRILWMGVGAQLARDVPFSAICWSTLEPIRRRLLGLVGEEANAASVLGANFSAGFVAGSLAAAATCPLDVVKTRRQIEKDPTRAMRMTTRQTLIEVWRDGRMKGLFTGIGPRIARAGPSVGIVVSFYEVVKYALHQRRSNS
- the LOC131245065 gene encoding mitochondrial carrier protein MTM1-like isoform X2 — protein: MVCSRHTVPSWLSAASRVDFDGGAAANVSKSESVFADGLDTSPHHHHSNTLSDTNMGFAERSFSAAGAAVLSAILVNPLDVAKTRLQAQAAGVPYSPPNHQMSRCMASLGPSTVGIYLPCYDIFRNWIEEFTAQNAPTLTPYAPLVAGSLARSLACITCSPIELARTRMQAYKEFQIGAKPPGMWKTLVGALSSVGSTSNLQSFKGFRILWMGVGAQLARDVPFSAICWSTLEPIRRRLLGLVGEEANAASVLGANFSAGFVAGSLAAAATCPLDVVKTRRQIEKDPTRAMRMTTRQTLIEVWRDGRMKGLFTGIGPRIARAGPSVGIVVSFYEVVKYALHQRRSNS